The Agrobacterium cucumeris genome has a segment encoding these proteins:
- a CDS encoding TrlF family AAA-like ATPase produces the protein GILAHVDIESGYEIEVPGASPHKFDVIAHKALLGIELKHAGSAISYAAGDPNMDRMQMGKNRIEKLKLGSRQYLARVLNSDAHSLGNLGRNAELQKRVTRYKMDSLSFGALRLALEDADARVRIEDLIPSSVPHVIGVSLDGGFLTNQSIQFSQNLNCIIGGRGTGKSTTFEAVRCLVGVDADCKVLDSEVWPDILHLFWRDKAGVLHRLQRHKEGEMINLDGDDRPVTFEIDCFGQGDAAKISIQAQTNPLALLNYLDRFINIRAAIDSESEVRDKLLELQSKIEEAEQKVELIPQHERLLATTRQQLEALKKPEVTELITLQRKLATERAVQSDIAEVISEAKQQIAAGSFTDFAGRIREVSTVDTLTVGREEFQAILTAASSYETNVGAAEIQIRSSVDALEGVVKTQILTWKTKETAAQTRIDEKRRELEALNIAFDMSYISKLANDEASHEQSIKNLKTWKPHLDELKKQRVQTLRERWGLRERVATLRDAFGRKASEILSESLSDLFVSLKYKRNAYSPEAEDIIINAMGWRTNQQVRANYLVAELTIPKLLDSLGKKDFSAITGIKTPEGVSIFKQDEARSILETLAEKTTRQALERVALHDLPKLQVTRHNPAATGTRHVTRDFSKLSLGQQQSVLLALMLSSDSDRPLIIDQPEDNLDGEFIYATLVPVLRRAKERRQIIIVTHNPNVAVLGDAEQIVVLKALNDRGTITSRGSIDHAETRDAACAILEGAKEAFIRRSSMYGLGSYSLPN, from the coding sequence TTGGTATCTTAGCGCACGTCGATATTGAATCGGGCTATGAAATCGAGGTGCCCGGTGCCTCACCCCATAAATTCGACGTGATTGCCCACAAAGCACTGCTCGGAATCGAGCTAAAGCATGCTGGATCAGCTATATCCTATGCGGCAGGCGATCCCAATATGGACCGAATGCAAATGGGGAAAAATCGAATAGAGAAACTGAAGCTAGGGTCCCGACAATATCTGGCTAGAGTTCTTAATTCAGATGCTCATTCCCTAGGGAATCTTGGGCGCAATGCAGAGCTGCAAAAAAGAGTTACCCGTTACAAAATGGACAGTCTCTCGTTTGGGGCTCTACGGCTCGCTCTCGAAGACGCTGATGCTCGAGTCCGGATAGAGGATTTGATACCCAGCTCCGTACCGCACGTTATAGGCGTGTCCCTCGATGGTGGTTTTCTTACAAACCAGTCTATCCAATTTAGCCAAAACCTTAATTGTATTATTGGGGGCCGTGGCACCGGTAAATCAACCACCTTTGAAGCCGTTCGCTGTTTGGTGGGAGTAGACGCCGATTGCAAGGTTCTCGATTCTGAAGTTTGGCCAGATATATTGCATCTTTTCTGGCGCGATAAGGCAGGCGTTCTACATCGCTTACAGCGCCATAAAGAAGGTGAGATGATCAACTTGGACGGCGACGATCGACCCGTTACCTTTGAAATTGATTGTTTTGGTCAAGGCGATGCGGCGAAGATTAGCATCCAAGCCCAAACCAATCCACTTGCGCTTCTGAACTACCTTGACCGTTTTATCAATATTCGCGCGGCAATCGATTCCGAAAGCGAAGTTAGGGACAAATTACTTGAGCTGCAATCTAAGATCGAAGAGGCTGAGCAAAAAGTAGAACTCATACCCCAGCATGAACGGCTCTTGGCAACGACTAGGCAGCAGTTGGAAGCCTTAAAGAAGCCAGAAGTGACCGAACTAATCACTTTACAGCGCAAACTAGCGACCGAACGCGCGGTGCAATCCGACATCGCCGAAGTCATCAGTGAAGCTAAGCAGCAAATAGCGGCAGGCAGCTTCACTGACTTTGCCGGCCGCATACGAGAGGTTTCTACAGTGGACACTCTCACTGTAGGGCGAGAAGAGTTCCAGGCGATCCTCACAGCTGCCTCCAGTTATGAAACCAACGTCGGCGCAGCGGAAATACAAATTCGTTCAAGTGTCGATGCGCTGGAAGGTGTGGTTAAAACTCAAATTCTTACTTGGAAAACCAAAGAGACTGCAGCCCAAACACGTATTGATGAAAAGCGCCGCGAACTAGAGGCTTTGAACATTGCTTTTGATATGTCCTATATCAGTAAGCTCGCCAATGATGAGGCATCTCATGAGCAATCGATCAAAAATCTGAAAACTTGGAAACCGCACCTTGATGAACTGAAAAAACAGCGGGTGCAAACTTTGCGAGAGAGATGGGGTCTTAGGGAGAGGGTTGCTACACTTCGAGATGCATTCGGTCGTAAAGCGAGTGAAATTCTGAGTGAATCTTTGTCCGATCTTTTTGTAAGCCTGAAATACAAGCGAAATGCCTACTCCCCAGAGGCTGAGGACATCATCATTAATGCCATGGGGTGGAGAACCAACCAACAAGTAAGAGCTAACTATCTGGTTGCTGAGTTGACGATCCCGAAACTCCTAGATTCGCTTGGAAAGAAGGATTTTTCGGCTATAACGGGTATTAAGACGCCTGAAGGAGTTTCAATCTTCAAACAGGATGAAGCTCGGTCGATACTAGAAACCTTAGCTGAAAAAACGACACGGCAAGCGCTCGAGCGAGTCGCATTGCACGACCTTCCGAAACTACAGGTCACTCGCCACAATCCTGCCGCTACCGGTACACGTCATGTAACCCGCGACTTCTCCAAACTATCGCTAGGGCAGCAGCAATCAGTTCTGCTGGCATTGATGTTGTCATCCGACAGTGATCGGCCGCTAATTATCGACCAGCCAGAAGACAATTTAGATGGAGAATTCATTTACGCTACCCTTGTACCGGTGCTCAGAAGAGCAAAAGAACGGCGACAAATCATCATCGTGACCCATAATCCAAATGTCGCAGTCCTTGGCGATGCCGAGCAGATCGTTGTACTGAAGGCACTAAATGATCGCGGAACCATAACGTCACGGGGTTCAATTGATCATGCAGAGACCCGTGATGCAGCATGTGCAATCTTAGAAGGAGCAAAAGAAGCCTTCATCCGCCGCAGCAGTATGTACGGTCTGGGTTCATACAGCCTTCCAAACTGA